Proteins encoded in a region of the Streptomyces sp. NBC_00310 genome:
- the bla gene encoding class A beta-lactamase gives METTGSRPRRRTVLGLGGLGGLSGLGALGALGTLGTGTAHASAPGDAELSRQLGELEREYAARLGIFAHDTATGRTVAYRADERFPICSVFKTLAAGAVLRDRDHDGEYLARRIHYTKEYVTAAGYSPVTNTAENVAAGLTVGELCAATVSHSDNGAANLLLRELGGPTAITRFCRSLGDRTTRLDRWEPELNSAEPWRRTDTTTPRAIGETYARLLLGRALPDDDRELLTDWLIANTTNVQRFRAGLPADWTLADKTGGGAPYGVANDVGVVWPPDRPPLVLSVLSTKHDPAGPTDNPLVARAAGLVARTLTS, from the coding sequence TTGGAAACCACGGGATCACGCCCCCGCCGTCGTACGGTGCTCGGCCTCGGCGGCCTCGGCGGCCTGAGCGGCCTGGGTGCTCTCGGCGCTCTCGGCACTCTCGGCACCGGTACGGCGCACGCCTCGGCTCCCGGTGACGCGGAGCTCTCCCGGCAACTGGGTGAGCTGGAGCGGGAGTACGCCGCGCGGCTGGGGATCTTCGCCCATGACACGGCCACGGGGCGCACGGTGGCGTACCGCGCGGACGAGCGGTTCCCCATCTGCTCGGTGTTCAAGACGCTCGCCGCGGGGGCGGTTTTACGGGACCGCGACCACGACGGTGAGTACCTCGCCCGGCGGATCCACTACACGAAGGAGTACGTCACGGCGGCGGGCTACAGCCCCGTCACGAACACGGCCGAGAACGTCGCCGCCGGCCTGACCGTCGGGGAGCTGTGCGCCGCCACCGTCTCGCACAGCGACAACGGGGCGGCGAACCTGCTGCTGCGCGAGCTGGGCGGACCGACCGCGATCACCCGCTTCTGCCGCTCGCTCGGCGACCGGACGACCCGCCTCGACCGCTGGGAGCCCGAGCTGAACTCGGCGGAGCCGTGGCGGAGGACCGACACCACGACTCCTCGGGCGATCGGCGAGACCTACGCGCGACTCCTCCTCGGCCGGGCCCTGCCGGACGACGACCGGGAACTGCTGACCGACTGGCTGATCGCCAACACGACCAACGTCCAGCGCTTCCGGGCGGGTCTCCCCGCCGACTGGACGCTCGCGGACAAGACCGGCGGCGGGGCGCCCTACGGAGTCGCCAACGACGTCGGCGTCGTCTGGCCCCCCGACCGTCCGCCCCTCGTCCTGTCGGTCCTGTCGACGAAGCACGACCCCGCAGGCCCCACGGACAACCCGCTGGTGGCCAGGGCGGCGGGGCTGGTGGCCAGGACCCTCACGTCATAG
- a CDS encoding Lrp/AsnC family transcriptional regulator, translated as MTRPLLDELDRRLIGALHLAPRATWDDIGGILSADAGTLKRRYDRLHEARMVRVIGQADWGMHSTAMPVHVFLDITGETPLAVLDRLRNLPHLQLLAQISGDYPLYAVVHAPSEAATSEAIDRMFSVPGVRRVNALPALSTLRRGITWDPQFLTDAERAELLKLTGGRAEGTATATPPAKPLSEAERTVVAQLIQDGRASSASIGRASGLATSTAHRVVRRVLDERWVQPRLEIVSEWLGFRTPFILRLRVAPGETPDVMRRIDRLPQTRLVAHVASDMSVLATGLVGDRSALAAFVDHELAEIPGLLTTGVDVMLAEPRRYWLDRDLGTGLGEFHAPTLL; from the coding sequence ATGACCCGCCCTCTCCTCGACGAGCTCGACCGGCGCCTCATCGGGGCCCTGCACCTGGCGCCCAGGGCGACCTGGGACGACATCGGCGGGATCCTGTCCGCCGACGCCGGCACCCTCAAACGCCGTTACGACCGGTTGCACGAGGCCCGGATGGTCCGTGTCATCGGGCAGGCCGACTGGGGCATGCACTCCACGGCGATGCCCGTGCACGTCTTCCTGGACATCACCGGCGAGACCCCGCTGGCCGTCCTGGACCGCCTCCGGAACCTGCCCCACCTCCAGCTCCTGGCGCAGATCTCCGGCGACTACCCGCTCTACGCCGTCGTGCACGCCCCCTCGGAGGCGGCCACCAGCGAGGCGATCGACCGGATGTTCTCCGTCCCCGGCGTGCGCCGCGTCAACGCGCTGCCCGCGCTCAGCACCCTGCGCCGGGGCATCACCTGGGACCCGCAGTTCCTGACCGACGCCGAACGGGCCGAGCTGCTGAAGCTCACGGGGGGCCGGGCGGAGGGCACCGCGACCGCGACGCCCCCCGCCAAGCCGCTCAGCGAGGCCGAACGCACCGTCGTCGCCCAGCTGATCCAGGACGGCCGGGCGTCCTCCGCGAGCATCGGACGGGCGTCGGGGCTGGCCACCTCCACCGCGCACCGCGTCGTCCGCCGGGTCCTGGACGAACGCTGGGTCCAGCCCCGCCTGGAGATCGTGTCGGAGTGGCTGGGCTTCCGGACGCCGTTCATCCTCCGGCTGCGGGTCGCCCCCGGCGAGACCCCCGACGTCATGCGCCGCATCGACCGGCTCCCCCAGACCCGTCTCGTCGCCCACGTGGCCAGCGACATGTCCGTCCTCGCCACCGGCCTGGTCGGCGACCGCTCCGCCCTGGCGGCCTTCGTCGACCACGAGCTGGCCGAGATCCCCGGGCTCCTCACCACCGGCGTGGACGTCATGCTCGCGGAGCCCCGCCGCTACTGGCTGGACCGCGACCTCGGCACGGGCCTCGGGGAGTTCCACGCGCCGACACTGCTGTGA